Part of the Mauremys mutica isolate MM-2020 ecotype Southern chromosome 1, ASM2049712v1, whole genome shotgun sequence genome is shown below.
TAGccgtcttggggaacttcaccatcccaTTCATTGTGAAGATGGAGAAGAGCCTCCAtaggcccatgtactatttcctctgcatgctggccatcactgACCTGGTCCTGTCCACATCCACCCTGCctaaaatgctgagcatcttctggttcaattccagggagatcagtttcagtgcctgcctcacccagatgtacttcattcactgcttcttaGTAACGGAGTCTGGGATCTTcatggccatggcttttgatcgttatgtggccatctgtgatcccctgagacattcagTCATCCTGACAAACTCCATAGTGGTCAAGATTGGCGTGGGCGTGCTGCTGCGTGGCAGCATTCTCGTGCTCCCCTATATTCTAGTGGCAAGAACCAACATCATACCCCATTCATACTGCGAGCACATGGCCTTGGTGAAACTGGCCTGTGCTGAAATCCATGTCAGTAATTACTACAGCCTCTCTGTGGTATTCTGTGTATTTGGTCTGGATCCATTTTTTATTGCTgtgtcctatacccagatcctcagggccatattcagcctccccacaaaggacgcccggctcaagacttttgggacctgcatctcccacctctgtgccatcTTAGCCTTCTACATCCCATGTCTTTTCTCGGCCCTCACATACCGGTATGGCAAGAATATGGCCCCGCGTTTCCACATTATCATTGCCAGCATTTACCTTCTGATTCcccccatgttaaaccccatcatctatggggtgaggaccaaacagatccgggacaggctgctgcggctctttactcataaagggaCCTAAAGTTTTCTGCTGGTGCTCTGGATCTCAGACCGAGCTCTGTGCAGATCTGGCTGGTGATGTGGTGCTGGGACCTTTCACCTGAACCACTGACTGGACAGTCAAAGAGACATTCAACCCTTTCCTGACCTTACTGGGCTGTCTCAGTGTGGCAAAGTAGGGAATTCATTTGCATAGAGCTCATTAACTCATAGGACTTCCACCTTTCGTATTGCTGGTAACTAGACCCCTGATGTCCTGCACCTTGCCTGTCCtcttccctcacagcccagcctccTTCTCCCCCTACTGTCTCCCTATtgccccaagaccctgcccctgtTACTCAGCTACTAATTCCCAAGGGAAGAGACCATCCTGTGGATTACCTGCTTTGATTTCAGCTCCCTTTTTTCCTCCTGGGAGCCTGTAGCAGGCAGAGTCCCTGTAATGGGGATGGTTCTGGGAGCTCTTTGCCCTGTTCCAGGCctcgggggcagggcaagggatcAGATTTGATGGTAGAAGGAGAACAGCTGGGAGAGGCTGTAGGATAATCCCCTGCGCTAGCTGGGATACCTGGGAGGGTGGGTGGTGCGGCAGAGCCTGGAGTGGGTTCTGTAGCTCACAGGGAGGGAGATAAATGACAGATCTGCCATTAGCCGGCTATTCACACTCGTAGACGGGACCTTATCTTGAACTACATTGCCCAGGGCTGCAAGCTGAACAGTGAAGCTGAGTCTAACGTACGCTCTGTGTGACGCTTTTAGTCACTACATCTAGAAGCTCTGTAGCTAGGCTGCCAGGCAGCGCTATCCCCATGTCATGGACCGACTGAGCCACACAGAGTTAAAGTGATTTCCCCAAGGCCACACAATGAGCtgatggcagagctgagaataaagAGTCCTGACCAAAAGCCAAAAGGgaaaagggcttattgggagccaatTGGGACCCAGactggagacagccaatcagggccaggctcagccctatcAAAAGGCTGCCCGGGAAGGGAtcaggcagtctgtcccaggcctttgataggggaaggtctgtctccagagcTGGGAGGCTGGCACCACGGACAGCGAAGTGCTGGGCCGGcctgggggagcagaagggagctccagcccggtgTCTGCCAAACCGCAGGCCCTGAGGGAAAGGGCCTAGCCAGTGCGAGGGGccgaaggggaagtggcccagggacatgGATAGatagaaggagggaaggagggaaggatggCTGCcactagagcagggatgggcaaactatggcccgcgggccggatctggccgtttagggctttggatccggcctgcgggattacccctggtggtgctgtgggcccagcgctgctctcagaagcagccccctggcgggaggcaaagggctccatgtgcgcacgcagagccctctgcccccgcccccccaggggccgcagcacttcctggagtggcgtggggacagggcaggcatgcagggagcctgccctggccctggtgtgcgccactgccaccccggagccactttaggtaagcggcaccgggctggagctcaaacccctcctgccccccgccccccaacttcctgccctaaaccctctgcctgtacctcgcacccctcctgcacccaactccctgccctgagcccctttctgcactcctgtgcattccaaccacctgccctgagctccctgctgcaccctgcaccccgtgcaccccaactccctgccctgagccccatcctgcactccgcacccctcctgtaccccaacccccttccctgagccccctcttacactctgcaccccttctgtgccccaatcccttgtcctgagccccttcctccacatcccgcactccaccccccctgccccggccctgcatacaatttcctcacccagatgtggcccttgccccaaaaagtttgcccacccctgcactagagggtccctgggttgcacccagagtagtgggcgggcctgggtccccctcccttcccccttgctTTACACCCGGCCAACGGGAGTAGCTGTCTAGGGCTGCAAcaaccccctgccaagagggGTGTGACTTTGGGGGTGCAGTTGCCCACATTGGCTGGGGTGCAGAGAGACAACTgattgtcacacacacaccctggaagggggtgaggatggactaTGGGACACTGCCGGAAGGCAATGGCTCGAAGAGAAGGCCACAAGCTGGAGAGCAATGTGGGCTCAGACGCCAACACAAGGGCAGGCCAATGGTGGGACACCACCAAGAgagggcgctccactggactgagctaattctcaaggatgaccagcaggaggcgctgcggtggtgagtcccaaccctgtCTCCCACACCGTCACCTGGAAAGTGGGAGAATCAgagtcaaatccctgctccattgAATGTTTATTTGTACAAGagctccagctggagcaggggtggctctagacattttgccgccccaaacacggagggtccgctggtcctccaagcgcatgcctgcaggaggtccgccgaagctgtgggaccagtggaccctctgcaggcaagccgccaaaggtaTCCCGCCTAACGACctcacggcaaccggcagagcaccccccgcggcttgctgccccaggcacacgcttggagcgctggggcctagagccgcccctgagctggAGATACTGAGAGCCCAACCCAGAATAGCCATTTGCCTGGTACTCAGGGCACTCACATGGGTTGTGGAAGTCCTCTGTTTATGTCTCTTCTGCAAATCAGCTAGAGCAGAGATTGTGggtctgggtctcccacatctctcTCGAGTCTCTCACGAGAAAGCGCTGACGCACCTGGCTCCAGGAGAGGGCTCACAGCTGTCAATCCCACATGGAAATAGTCACCTTTCTCCAGCCACTCAGCCAGGCCCCTAGAGACACgaagtgggagttaggtgcttaaggaCCTTTCTGAACCACTAGAAAACCTCTTGTTGAATGATTCCCCATGAGGTCTCTGTGCTGAGCTCTGTCGGTGGTTCACCCGGGATCCCACTGTTGTTGGGCTTGTCGAGCTGGCACACAGGCACACGTGGAGAATGGAGTCTTTGGTTACGAGATGACCGTTTATTGTAGCAGGGACTTAGCCAAAAGTGAAAGAAAAGCTGTATCACTCGTTCACCTCCCCCACATCCCGAGGAGTGACCCTGAGGTGTCTTTGCGTTTCCCCTTTATTGTAAGCATTAGCCCTCCCCCTACCCAGGCAGGCAGTTCTGGCCTTGGTCTTGGCCCAATAATTATCCTCTAATTACCCTGCTAGATTCTACACCCCTGTTTGTATTTACCTTAGCTTATGCCCACTGCTGTCTTATAAGGGCTTCAAGCCAGCGCTTCAGCTGTTTTTGTCAGTGCACACCTGCAAGCTtgtggtttggggggtttccacGTGTGTCACAGATCATCTCTTCCAGCATTTTACCAGACAGACTTGATGAAGCCTAGAGATAACTCCCCAcaagatctatcagttagccagttctcaCTCCATCTAATGAGTGCTCTAGTGACACTGGCTAGGTCTAGTTTGGTAATCTGAATGTCACGTGGTACTACGTCAAACAGATTGCAATGGTGTAAAGCTATTCCATCTCCCCAGTTCCCTTTATCAACCCCATTTGTGATTCTCTAAAAAAATCCTGAACTGTAGTATTCCTTCAATTCCTtattttctaaatatatttttccatTATTATGCCCAGGACCGATGTCAAGCTAACCACCTTGAATATCTAAAGTCATCTCTTTTTTAATACTTTCATAACATTAGCAGTCTGTCAGCCTTCTGCGATATTCCCAGTTCTCtcatatttattaaaaattaccTTCACCGGTGCAGAGATCTCCTCAGAAAACACTTCTGGGACTCCTTGGATGCTTTATATCTGGgaatgctgattttaaaataccGATCCCTAGTATGTACTATTTACCTTCTGCCATAATTACCAGTGCAAGTTAAAGAAGTTCATGTGATCTGAATgcatcatcctgcttctttccaaatgcagcATAGAAAGCTTTATTGAACATTTTTCCCATTTCTGCATCATTATGAACAGTGTTACCATCCTCATCTAGTAAAAATCTATACCACTCTGTAGATTTCCTCTGATTCTAATATACTGAAAAATATTCTCCTTATTTCCTAAGCCCTGCCAGCCATGGATTTGTCTCTGGtgtcttttgcttcccttatccattttcaatattttataaTTTCTCCTTTCTATCAACTGCTATCCACTTTGCCTGGTTTAAATGCACCAATGGACAATCTCTTCCTGTCAATGAATGGAGGACTCTGTGTTCATTCTCCTGGACTTCTTTGCATTATTTGACTCAGCTGGCAATGAGATACTGCTGTGTCACCCAAGAGGCAGCAGGAGTCTAGAGAGATGCACTAAAATGGTCTGAATCCAGGGAGAGACACTACCAATTACTGGTGATGGGAAACTGCAACCGCAGCACTAGATCCCTCCTTGGTGGAGTTCCACAAAGATCAGTTCTCTCCCTGGGGACTTTCAAAATCTCTGGACAGCCATTGTGGGAACTGGTCACACAACATGGACTCAAATGCCAGCAATGTGCACGTGATACCGAGCTCCTGCTCTCCTTTCTGTACAACCACAGCGCGTTCACCAGGATGGAACAGGGGGCTGAAGCTGAAAACAAGAACGACAGAGGATGAAGTTTCAGGCAACATCTGAGCAATTGTTTTCCTGCTGggataattaaaccacccccaacaagcagcagtagctctgcctcccactgacataacagggtccacactggtgctttttaaCAGCGAAACATTTGTTGGTTAAGGGAGTAGGGTTTTTTCGCACaccgaccaacaaaagttttacagaCATAAGTTCTAGTGTAGGCAAAGCTTAGAGACTTTCGACTCCTTGGGGGCTTTCAGTTGTTCCATCTCCAGGATGGCTCCTTCCTTCTTTCACCACATCCCTGTTACCTCTGCCCTCTCTTCTGGTCTCCTCCCTGgtaccaggggttctcaggaaTTTATAAGACGAAGGCTCAGTCTGCACTGGAAGGAGGGAGGCGTGAGTAGCACTAAAGCAGAGTTACAAAAGCTAACAGAGAGCCCTGCGCTCCCAGCTGTGTGCTGGCGCAGCCGCCACTCAATGGCCGGTTCTCGCTTGGCCCTGAACATGGCTCTGCTCTTAAGGGCCCAGGACACACTTCTAactgccagggcagggctgtgcattTCCGTTGTCTCACACCCACCCAGCAGCCTATGGAACCACCCAGTCTCAGTGCTGTTACTCCCCCATCTTTCTGCATACTCCTTTTCTGGTTGGTTACACATGGTAGCTGTGTCTTCAATAAGCTCCTTGGTACAGGGTGTGACAATGTGGCCTCTGGTGGGACATTACTGAGAGTATtgattcaggacaaattgcttggagcagggcagtcacagcccaaggctgggttccTTCACtactaaggcaccaaaccagccaaacagagaggacttcggtttcacccaaCTACCTAACCAGAAGTTAAataagcaattccctcagacactccagttttccagtatcaccaccagcaccactccttatggggatgaatggttatgaacaCCAATAcccaagtaaaagaaaaaaaagtttgtcccGATCCCAatggaccaagccccagacccaggtcaatatataattcAAATTTCACCAACAAATCACGCTGTTACCAGTCCTTTATAACCTAATATCTAATATCTAAAGacttattcataaaaagaaagaaatatagatgagagttaaaataggttaaatggaaacaaatacatacaacaattgcaaagttcttagttcaggcttgatgggattactgctgatttaaaccaatcaagtctctggagtacaaaaatctcagcttggatgggtccttcagtcctttgttcagagcttcagtttgtagtaaagttcctccagaggtcagaagcaggatagAAGACAAAATGGATGGGTTTcaagggccttttatatcctctgccaggtGGAAGGACACCTTtcttcttactgtggaaaatcacagcagcagtatggagtttggagtcacatgggcaagtcacatgtccatgtatAACTTAGTTTGCAggtagagcagccattgctcacatgctatcttgaacgttcccaggaaggctcctcaGATGTGGATGGGAGTCTCCCAAGTCCAATGTCAGTTAAGTGTtacttgactgggcacttacccAGAATAGTCCTttatcaagaagctgaccaaatgcttcactcaTGCTActcagaatcaaacacattgggatacaagtacatagccaatattcataacttcagatacaaacatgatacacacttacagacagcataatcctaaccagcaaattacaacctttccacAGACACCTCTGTTGGTAtgactaggcataaatctaggtaactcgggaggatggaagaccacgagtgtcaATGAAATCTTCTTGCTGTaggcctatgtgaaccaaagtacctcCATGTTAAGCGcttctgttagccttactaaacttttgtaacctcctgtgctttgtgctgactgctagcagctgcaaggccggttagcactagatgcagccaatactagttaagataggcggaaagcaaaTGCTATAATCAAGGTTACATGCATGATAAAGTCGCCCACACAGTGGGAAAAtacagaaagagaaaaacaaggggggtataaatactgggaccccgcctgcgtgcgggtgtgcaggatttgagatggctATTTcgcccttgcaccttatttgagctcaaataaacttggtttgcgtCTCCATCCTGGTGTGTTTATTAGtgtgacgcacaccgggcaacgaaccccactGTTGCCCCCTCAGGCCCTCTGGGCCGCCAACACCTCCTTTGTAGAAGATTAGGGGTAAGTATGGgatcttggttgcaacaatggtcTATACAGTCACAGTTCCTGTCAATGACGTCACACAGGGGCCGTTTCTCTTGTGTGCGCGAAGGCGCCAGCACAATAGGCCCAGAACTGCAGTGGGGCCTCTGGAGGCTTCCACAACACAAATAATGATCATAAATAATAAACACGATAATCCACACAAGTAGGGGCCTAGGTCTCACCACCCTTCATTGCCTTTAGCTACAGATTAGGTCAATCCATGCTTGCCAGTTACAGAGTGTTAGTCACTTGAATACAGGAGGAAATGTCCCCCTGTTCAAGTCAGAGAGGAGAATTTATTCAGTCtcataacagtgtttaaaacccAGGTGCTCCTCACCGGAGAAATACCCCCAACTAGACAGATTATCTGGCTGAGAGCTCAGCTGTGGAAATCCAAGCGCCCTCCACCACGGCAGTCCTGGAAAGTCTGACTCAGCCTGAAACATTTGATTTCAATTCCACCTGGGAGACACTGGGAGGAAATGATCCGAGAAGAAGAGAACAAATCCAATGCAAACATTAATCCAGTCTCTATCCTGCCCATAGGGCCTGCCTTGTTCCAGGGCAgctttgtgggggagggacacTCCACGCATAGGAACAGTCTGTTGCTTTTGCTTTTACTAAGCCGGTTCCCCGATAGTGACCCCAGTGGTTGTCATGTGTTGGCAGGTATCTGAGTGAGAGCGGAAGTAGAGTCTCAGAGTTCACACCTCACAGGAGCGGGGAGCtcactgtagtaagatgaggccctgaaacataaacccttgtataagaggcccagtatgaggcctgaggcctgaactaaagtaatggtcaagactttgctaacataaagcgtAGTTAAGCTGTGaggcagaggcagg
Proteins encoded:
- the LOC123374322 gene encoding olfactory receptor 52M1-like, giving the protein MSESNTTDFTNPSTFILLGIPGLEMAHVWISIPFCTMYVIAVLGNFTIPFIVKMEKSLHRPMYYFLCMLAITDLVLSTSTLPKMLSIFWFNSREISFSACLTQMYFIHCFLVTESGIFMAMAFDRYVAICDPLRHSVILTNSIVVKIGVGVLLRGSILVLPYILVARTNIIPHSYCEHMALVKLACAEIHVSNYYSLSVVFCVFGLDPFFIAVSYTQILRAIFSLPTKDARLKTFGTCISHLCAILAFYIPCLFSALTYRYGKNMAPRFHIIIASIYLLIPPMLNPIIYGVRTKQIRDRLLRLFTHKGT